The genomic interval CGCCACGCACGGTTCAGCGTCCGGAACGGAATGCGCCGGTCAATCCATCCGACCCCGTCGGGAAGCGGATCGGCGCTATCGGCGAGGCGGTCGCGCCAGGAGGCGCTGAAGACGGTCAATTCGACCCGTTCGCCGGCATCGTCCGATGTCGGGAGGCGGGAAAGTGCGCCGACCGCCTGGTGCACGAATTCGCCCACCCCTGTCCGTCGACGGAGGGCCGGCCGATAGTCGATCAGGACGCGCACGCTGGCCGCGATGGTACCATCTGGTCGCCTGGGTACGGCGAGGCGGCCCGGCGTGCGCGGAGGATGGACGGTCGATGAAACTGGCGGTGGTTGGAAGCGGGTATGTCGGTCTGGTGGTGGGGGCGTGTCTGGCCGAAAACGGTAACGAAGTGGCCTGTGTCGATAACAACGCGGCGAAGATCGCCATGCTCGACCGGGGGGAAATCCCCATTTACGAACCCGGCCTCGAGGAGCTGGTCCGCCGCAACCGGGCGGAGAAGCGCCTCCACTTCACGACGATGCTTGCCGGCGCCGTCCGGGAGGCGCAACTGGTCTTCATTGCTGTCGGGACGCCGCCGGGGGAGGATGGATCGGCCGATCTGACGCATGTTCTGGAGGTGGCTCGCGCCGTGGCAAGGGCGCTTCGCGGGTACACCGTCGTCGTCACGAAGAGCACCGTGCCGGTGGGCACCGCCCGGCGAGTGCGTGAAGCGATGGCGGCCGAGACCGACGAGCCGTTCAGCGTCGTCAGCAATCCGGAGTTTCTGAAGCAGGGGGCGGCGATCGACGATTTCATGCGGCCCGACCGAGTGGTGGTCGGCGCCGAGGACGATCGGGCGGCGACGTTGATGCGGCAGTTGTATGCGCCCTTCACCCGGACCGGCGCGCCGATCCTGGTGATGGACTGCGCAAGCGCCGAGTTGAGCAAGTACGCGGCGAACGCCATGCTGGCGACCCGCGTGTCGTTCATGAACGAGATCGCCAATGTCTGCGAGCTGGTCGGAGCCGATGTGGACGAAGTGCGGGGCGTCGTCGCTACGGACCGCCGGATCGGCAGCTCGTTCCTCTTTCCCGGGATCGGCTACGGGGGCAGTTGTTTTCCCAAGGACGTGCGCGCGTTGGTCAACTCGGCGCGTGACGCCGGCTACGACTGCCGCATCATCGAGGCGGTCGAAGCGGTCAACGACACGCAGAAGCTGCGAATAGTCGCCAAGGTCCGCGAGCACTTCGGGTCGCTGGAGGGAAAGACCATCGCCGTCTGGGGGTTGGCGTTCAAGCCGCGCACCGACGACATGCGCGAGGCGCCGTCGATTCCGACAATCTCGGGTCTGCTCGATGCCGGCGCGCGCGTACAGGCGTACGACCCGGAGGCGGAGCAGACCGCCCGCGCGATCTTCGGTGACCGGATCGTGTATGCGCCGCACAGCTACGACGCGCTCCAGGCCGCCGATGCGCTCGCCATCGTGACCGAATGGAACGAG from Acidobacteriota bacterium carries:
- a CDS encoding UDP-glucose/GDP-mannose dehydrogenase family protein — protein: MKLAVVGSGYVGLVVGACLAENGNEVACVDNNAAKIAMLDRGEIPIYEPGLEELVRRNRAEKRLHFTTMLAGAVREAQLVFIAVGTPPGEDGSADLTHVLEVARAVARALRGYTVVVTKSTVPVGTARRVREAMAAETDEPFSVVSNPEFLKQGAAIDDFMRPDRVVVGAEDDRAATLMRQLYAPFTRTGAPILVMDCASAELSKYAANAMLATRVSFMNEIANVCELVGADVDEVRGVVATDRRIGSSFLFPGIGYGGSCFPKDVRALVNSARDAGYDCRIIEAVEAVNDTQKLRIVAKVREHFGSLEGKTIAVWGLAFKPRTDDMREAPSIPTISGLLDAGARVQAYDPEAEQTARAIFGDRIVYAPHSYDALQAADALAIVTEWNEFREPDFGRMRSLMRQPVIFDGRNIYAVEQMRAEGFTYHSIGR